From Halomicrobium salinisoli, the proteins below share one genomic window:
- a CDS encoding phospholipase D-like domain-containing protein — translation MAGRTSLVLLAVLLVSAAATPALAGPAPPAGESPSVLVGTTDAAATPNGTSGPDRHPRIVAAYPDPVRSGDAGEFAVLSVPPDANLSRYELSDGHRSASLANATGAATGRKRIAVSADPAVARNLTDRSVAGVDALSLANDGGRLALSRNGSLVDEAVYRETTEGSVVRWNGTATAWRPLGATDREPVSARNGEVRAFVLPDAPGVPLDVLAGADDRLLLAGYTLTSERVVDALVRAHERGATVRVLVEGDPVGGRTAREADALDRLSEAGVEVRAVGGEGARYDYHHAKYAVADDRAVVLTENWKPAGTGGNSSRGWGAVTRQEAVVAGLAETFRADAGWRDARPWREYRRGRSFERGEPAVGDYPSRVEPERLPVDRTTLLVAPDNAQSRLIQRLDGADESVDVIQVGLGEWDAPLVRALRRAAARDVEVRVLLSGAWYAREENRQTAERLREWADRRDASLSVRLAEPGDRFEKIHAKGAVIDDRHVVLGSLNWNEAAATSNREVLLVLSGERVAGYYGGVFDADWRGGSTGLPVGVLAALGGVLVLAGLVAWRMEFVGEEPVGVGP, via the coding sequence ATGGCCGGTCGCACTTCACTCGTACTGCTCGCCGTCCTGCTCGTCAGCGCCGCGGCCACGCCCGCGCTCGCCGGCCCGGCGCCCCCCGCCGGTGAATCGCCCTCCGTGCTCGTCGGAACGACCGACGCCGCGGCGACGCCGAACGGGACGAGTGGCCCGGACCGGCACCCCCGGATCGTCGCCGCCTACCCCGACCCCGTCCGGAGCGGCGACGCCGGCGAGTTCGCCGTGCTCTCCGTGCCGCCGGACGCGAACCTCTCGCGCTACGAACTCTCCGACGGCCACCGATCCGCGTCGCTGGCGAACGCGACCGGAGCGGCGACCGGGCGGAAGCGAATCGCGGTGAGCGCCGACCCCGCCGTCGCGCGGAACCTGACGGACCGCAGCGTCGCCGGCGTCGACGCGCTCTCGCTGGCCAACGACGGCGGGCGCCTCGCGCTCTCCCGGAACGGTTCGCTCGTCGACGAGGCCGTCTACCGCGAGACGACGGAGGGAAGCGTCGTCCGCTGGAACGGGACGGCGACGGCGTGGCGGCCGCTGGGCGCGACCGACCGCGAGCCAGTCAGCGCCCGTAACGGCGAGGTTCGCGCCTTCGTGCTGCCCGACGCACCGGGCGTCCCGCTCGACGTCCTCGCCGGCGCGGACGACAGGCTCCTCCTGGCCGGCTACACGCTGACCTCCGAACGGGTCGTCGACGCGCTCGTCCGGGCCCACGAGCGGGGCGCGACGGTCCGCGTGCTCGTCGAGGGCGACCCCGTCGGCGGTCGGACCGCGCGCGAGGCGGACGCGCTGGACCGGCTGTCCGAGGCGGGGGTCGAGGTCCGGGCCGTCGGCGGCGAGGGCGCGCGCTACGACTACCACCACGCGAAGTACGCCGTCGCCGACGACCGCGCGGTCGTGCTCACTGAGAACTGGAAGCCGGCGGGGACGGGCGGGAACAGCAGCCGCGGCTGGGGCGCGGTCACTCGCCAGGAAGCGGTCGTGGCGGGCCTCGCCGAGACGTTCCGGGCGGACGCGGGCTGGCGCGACGCGCGCCCCTGGCGGGAGTATCGACGGGGACGGAGCTTCGAGCGCGGCGAGCCCGCCGTCGGGGACTACCCCTCGCGCGTCGAGCCCGAGCGGCTGCCGGTCGACCGGACGACGCTGCTGGTCGCGCCGGACAACGCCCAGTCGAGGCTGATCCAGCGGCTCGACGGCGCCGACGAGTCGGTCGACGTGATCCAGGTCGGGCTGGGCGAGTGGGACGCGCCGCTCGTGCGCGCGCTGCGGCGCGCGGCCGCTCGCGACGTCGAGGTCCGCGTCCTGCTGTCCGGCGCCTGGTACGCCCGCGAGGAGAACCGGCAGACTGCCGAGCGGCTCCGCGAGTGGGCCGACCGCCGGGACGCGTCGCTGTCGGTCCGGCTGGCCGAGCCCGGCGACCGCTTCGAGAAGATCCACGCGAAGGGAGCCGTGATCGACGACCGCCACGTCGTGCTGGGCAGCCTCAACTGGAACGAGGCGGCCGCCACCTCGAACCGCGAGGTGCTGCTGGTGCTCTCGGGCGAGCGGGTCGCGGGCTACTACGGCGGCGTCTTCGACGCCGACTGGCGCGGCGGTTCGACCGGGCTCCCGGTCGGCGTGCTCGCGGCGCTGGGCGGAGTGCTGGTGCTGGCGGGGCTGGTGGCCTGGAGAATGGAGTTCGTCGGCGAGGAGCCCGTCGGCGTCGGGCCCTAG
- a CDS encoding HEAT repeat domain-containing protein, with amino-acid sequence MSNGDDADEEPADEPVVSEAEALNDRLDGAAEELEAAETEADLDAVEAELDDVEEELDVADLPEPDEDEEDAEDPREELESRISDLREDLEERRGPYAEDVTDVLADARATLTEAEWTETGADEAVAAVDAFLAEADEYVSFGTSAGDSPAEAASAVEQVESAVASTDLDPDEDADAIAGLLEISEALADDLDAAETWEDLTVQEQLQAEGFYDALESESLKDFPPEWSALKRYGREGEVEPILYALEKLGDSDFFEEYVYDELVHMGKDAQAAFDEIHQRAQKRDKAPIRILGKMGDDRAAETLHEFIEGDGDPALQKVTLRALGELGSEESVQPVAQRLVAEDDEVRSMAARALGLLGDTRAIEPLADVLEDDDSDAVRASAAWALRQIGTERALDVASEYADDRAYLVQAEAEKAASV; translated from the coding sequence ATGAGCAACGGGGACGACGCTGACGAGGAGCCGGCGGACGAGCCCGTCGTGTCCGAGGCCGAGGCGCTGAACGACCGCCTGGACGGGGCGGCCGAGGAGCTCGAGGCCGCGGAGACGGAGGCCGACCTCGACGCGGTCGAGGCGGAACTCGACGACGTCGAGGAGGAACTGGACGTCGCCGACCTGCCCGAACCGGACGAGGACGAGGAGGACGCGGAAGACCCGCGCGAGGAGCTGGAGTCGCGCATCTCCGACCTCAGAGAGGACCTCGAGGAGCGACGCGGTCCCTACGCCGAGGACGTGACCGACGTCCTCGCGGACGCCCGCGCGACGCTCACGGAGGCCGAGTGGACCGAGACCGGCGCCGACGAGGCCGTCGCGGCGGTCGACGCCTTCCTCGCCGAGGCCGACGAGTACGTCTCGTTCGGCACCAGCGCGGGGGACTCGCCCGCGGAGGCCGCGTCGGCCGTCGAGCAGGTCGAGTCCGCCGTCGCCTCGACCGACCTCGACCCCGACGAGGACGCCGACGCGATCGCCGGGCTGCTCGAGATCTCCGAGGCGCTGGCCGACGACCTCGACGCCGCGGAGACATGGGAGGACCTCACCGTTCAGGAGCAGCTCCAGGCCGAGGGCTTCTACGACGCCCTCGAGAGCGAGAGCCTCAAGGACTTCCCGCCGGAGTGGAGCGCGCTCAAGCGCTACGGCCGCGAGGGCGAGGTCGAGCCGATCCTCTACGCGCTGGAGAAGCTCGGCGACTCCGACTTCTTCGAGGAGTACGTCTACGACGAACTCGTCCACATGGGCAAGGACGCCCAGGCGGCGTTCGACGAGATCCACCAGCGCGCCCAGAAGCGCGACAAGGCGCCGATCCGCATCCTCGGGAAGATGGGCGACGACCGCGCCGCCGAGACGCTCCACGAGTTCATCGAGGGCGACGGCGACCCGGCCCTCCAGAAGGTGACCCTGCGCGCCCTCGGCGAGCTGGGCAGCGAGGAGTCGGTCCAGCCCGTCGCCCAGCGGCTGGTCGCCGAGGACGACGAGGTCCGGTCGATGGCCGCCCGGGCGCTCGGACTCCTCGGCGACACCCGCGCCATCGAGCCGCTGGCGGACGTCCTCGAGGACGACGACAGCGACGCCGTGCGCGCCTCCGCCGCGTGGGCGCTGCGCCAGATCGGGACCGAGCGCGCCCTGGACGTCGCCAGCGAGTACGCCGACGACCGCGCGTACCTCGTCCAGGCCGAGGCCGAGAAAGCGGCCAGCGTCTGA
- a CDS encoding sensor histidine kinase, translated as MLDLSSRTGGTIIAGLGVVLSAFHARTAVLLRDAPVTAAVDGVLPLALSAALVFAGAQMARGRLVSDQFVERTLAWVGVGGLAVVVATGWLFAHFFTRDALPPGPELTLLNAATFGSLVGYLVGVYDARRRRQQLRADQLRHVNDTLRIATQEVVDADDRTELEWRVCERLQESSTYESAWIGRYEPGATVVRPDAWAGFDDEYYESLVVTIDEDDPLGQGLAGCALRTGEVQCSQDVSADPSMEPWRDMIDSYGVASIAVVPIVDGDAVVGLLSVYADRPFVFDEPERTVLAELGETIGHAIASLRAREQLRQRERELTNQNRHLEEFASVVSHDLRNPLNVAQGSVTLEREEGDSDALRRAADALDRMDELVDEILTMARTGQTVSEFERVDLEAVAREAWETTQTASAGLDVDGSLETVSGDASRIRELFENLYRNAVEHSPTDPDSRARRDAVEHGSATSESTPSRREADSGDGSDAVTVTVGPMDGGFYVADDGPGIPESDRDAVFEAGFSTSEQGTGFGLNIVRSIADAHGWDVSVTESERGGARFEFTGVAVVDDGAERDAPAE; from the coding sequence GTGCTGGATCTCTCATCCCGGACGGGAGGTACTATTATCGCCGGCCTCGGCGTCGTGCTCTCCGCCTTTCACGCGCGGACCGCCGTGCTGTTACGGGACGCGCCAGTCACGGCCGCCGTCGACGGAGTCCTGCCCCTCGCGCTGTCGGCCGCCCTGGTGTTCGCCGGCGCGCAGATGGCGCGCGGTCGACTCGTCTCCGATCAGTTCGTCGAGCGGACGCTCGCCTGGGTCGGCGTCGGCGGGCTGGCGGTCGTGGTGGCGACCGGCTGGCTGTTCGCGCACTTCTTCACCAGAGACGCGCTCCCGCCGGGTCCGGAGCTGACGCTGTTGAACGCCGCGACGTTCGGGTCGCTGGTCGGCTACCTCGTCGGCGTCTACGACGCCCGGCGGCGGCGCCAGCAGTTGCGGGCCGACCAGCTACGCCACGTCAACGACACGCTCCGGATCGCGACCCAGGAGGTCGTCGACGCCGACGACCGGACCGAGCTCGAGTGGCGCGTCTGCGAACGCCTCCAGGAGTCGAGCACCTACGAGTCGGCGTGGATCGGCCGGTACGAACCCGGAGCGACGGTCGTCCGACCGGACGCGTGGGCCGGGTTCGACGACGAGTACTACGAGTCGCTCGTCGTGACCATCGACGAAGACGACCCGCTCGGGCAGGGGCTGGCCGGGTGCGCGCTCCGGACCGGCGAGGTCCAGTGTTCACAGGACGTCAGCGCGGACCCGTCGATGGAGCCCTGGCGGGACATGATCGACTCGTACGGCGTCGCGTCGATCGCCGTCGTTCCGATCGTCGACGGCGACGCCGTCGTCGGCCTCCTGAGCGTGTACGCCGACCGCCCGTTCGTGTTCGACGAGCCCGAGCGGACGGTGCTCGCGGAGCTCGGCGAGACGATCGGTCACGCCATCGCGTCGCTGCGGGCCCGCGAGCAGCTCCGCCAGCGCGAGCGGGAACTGACGAACCAGAACCGACACCTCGAGGAGTTCGCGAGCGTGGTGAGCCACGACCTCCGGAACCCGCTGAACGTCGCGCAGGGATCCGTGACGCTGGAACGGGAAGAGGGCGACAGCGACGCCCTCCGGAGAGCGGCCGACGCGCTGGATCGAATGGACGAACTCGTCGACGAGATCCTGACGATGGCCCGGACCGGGCAGACCGTCAGCGAGTTCGAGCGCGTCGACCTCGAAGCGGTCGCGCGGGAGGCCTGGGAGACCACGCAGACGGCGTCGGCCGGGCTCGACGTGGACGGGTCGCTGGAGACGGTCTCCGGCGACGCGAGCCGCATCCGCGAGCTGTTCGAGAACCTCTACCGCAACGCGGTGGAACACAGTCCCACGGACCCTGACTCGCGGGCTCGTCGGGACGCCGTCGAACACGGCTCCGCGACCTCCGAATCGACGCCGTCTCGCCGGGAGGCCGACTCCGGAGACGGCAGCGACGCCGTCACCGTGACGGTGGGCCCGATGGACGGCGGCTTCTACGTCGCCGACGACGGCCCGGGCATCCCCGAGAGCGACCGCGACGCGGTGTTCGAGGCGGGGTTCTCGACGAGCGAACAGGGGACCGGATTCGGCCTGAACATCGTCCGCAGCATCGCCGACGCGCACGGCTGGGACGTCTCGGTCACGGAGAGCGAGCGCGGCGGCGCCCGCTTCGAGTTCACCGGCGTGGCGGTGGTCGACGACGGCGCCGAACGCGACGCGCCGGCGGAGTGA
- a CDS encoding cob(I)yrinic acid a,c-diamide adenosyltransferase: MPIYTGRGDEGQTDLRNMDRVSKDSRRIEAYGTVDEVNALVGRVRPTGYDDVDEMLREVQNHLHVVQADFANPDPDEDDPVIEEAHVEQIEAYVDEANEELEPLESFVLPSGSDQGSKLHHARAVCRRAERRAVSFAAEEPANGAAITYLNRLSDLLFTLARLVNEREGVPEENPEY; encoded by the coding sequence ATGCCAATCTACACCGGCCGCGGCGACGAGGGCCAGACCGACCTGCGGAACATGGACCGCGTCTCGAAGGACAGCCGCCGCATCGAGGCCTACGGCACGGTCGACGAGGTGAACGCCCTCGTCGGCCGCGTCCGGCCCACGGGGTACGACGACGTCGACGAGATGCTCCGCGAGGTCCAGAACCACCTCCACGTCGTCCAGGCGGACTTCGCCAACCCGGACCCCGACGAGGACGACCCGGTCATCGAGGAGGCCCACGTCGAGCAGATCGAGGCGTACGTCGACGAGGCCAACGAGGAACTGGAACCGCTGGAGTCGTTCGTCCTCCCGAGCGGCTCGGACCAGGGGTCGAAGCTCCACCACGCGCGGGCCGTCTGCCGGCGGGCGGAGCGACGGGCCGTCTCCTTCGCAGCCGAGGAGCCCGCCAACGGCGCCGCGATCACGTACCTCAACCGGCTGTCGGACCTCCTCTTCACGCTCGCTCGCCTGGTCAACGAGCGCGAGGGCGTCCCCGAGGAGAACCCCGAGTACTGA
- the sod gene encoding superoxide dismutase, whose amino-acid sequence MSDYELDPLPYDYDALEPHVSEQVLTWHHDTHHQGYVDGWNAAEETLAENREDGDFSSSAGAIRNVTHNSSGHILHDLFWQNMSPEGGDEPQGALADRIEQDFGSYEAWKAEFEAAAGNASGWALLVYDSFSNQLRNVVVDKHDQGAIWGGHPILALDVWEHSYYYDYGPDRGDFVDNFFEVVDWEEPASRYEQAVELFE is encoded by the coding sequence ATGTCTGACTACGAACTCGATCCGCTGCCGTACGACTACGACGCGCTGGAACCCCACGTCTCCGAGCAGGTGCTCACCTGGCATCACGACACCCACCACCAGGGCTACGTCGACGGCTGGAACGCCGCCGAGGAGACGCTCGCCGAGAACCGCGAGGACGGCGACTTCTCCTCCTCCGCCGGCGCCATCCGCAACGTGACCCACAACTCCTCGGGCCACATCCTCCACGACCTCTTCTGGCAGAACATGTCCCCCGAGGGCGGCGACGAGCCCCAGGGCGCGCTGGCCGACCGCATCGAGCAGGACTTCGGCTCCTACGAGGCCTGGAAGGCCGAGTTCGAGGCCGCCGCCGGCAACGCCTCCGGCTGGGCCCTGCTCGTCTACGACTCCTTCAGCAACCAGCTCCGCAACGTCGTCGTCGACAAGCACGACCAGGGCGCGATCTGGGGCGGTCACCCGATCCTCGCGCTGGACGTCTGGGAGCACTCCTACTACTACGACTACGGTCCCGACCGCGGCGACTTCGTCGACAACTTCTTCGAGGTCGTCGACTGGGAGGAGCCGGCCAGTCGCTACGAGCAGGCCGTCGAACTGTTCGAATAA
- a CDS encoding winged helix-turn-helix domain-containing protein encodes MSRVDSLQNCEDCVPPADAFSVVADETRLAILEALWQLETPARFTDVHDEVGLRDSAQFNYHLGKLTGQFVRKREEGYELRTAGERVVQAILAGSFTEHPRREFDLSDPCTKCGEPLAAEYEDETLAISCPACGHGHGEYPFPPGGFHERSDEEVLEAFDQRVRHLHCLAKDGVCPECNGRMETTISREGDCCLGARVRAEHVCRQCHHELCSAVGLALLDQSDVVAFCDEQGVALSETPYWRFEWCVDDEPVTVDSEDPWRLTVDVTVGGETLRVTVDGDLSVVDIERA; translated from the coding sequence ATGAGCCGAGTCGACAGTCTCCAGAACTGTGAGGACTGCGTCCCGCCGGCGGACGCCTTCTCCGTGGTCGCCGACGAGACGCGACTGGCCATCCTGGAGGCGCTCTGGCAGCTCGAGACGCCCGCGCGGTTCACGGACGTCCACGACGAGGTGGGGCTGCGCGACAGCGCGCAGTTCAACTACCACCTCGGGAAGCTGACGGGCCAGTTCGTCCGCAAGCGCGAGGAGGGCTACGAGCTGCGGACGGCCGGCGAGCGCGTCGTGCAGGCCATCCTCGCCGGATCGTTCACCGAGCATCCCCGCCGCGAGTTCGACCTGTCGGACCCCTGCACGAAGTGCGGGGAGCCGCTGGCCGCGGAGTACGAGGACGAGACGCTCGCGATCTCGTGTCCGGCCTGCGGGCACGGTCACGGCGAGTACCCATTCCCGCCGGGCGGGTTCCACGAGCGCAGCGACGAGGAGGTACTGGAGGCGTTCGACCAGCGCGTGCGCCACCTCCACTGCCTCGCCAAGGACGGCGTCTGCCCGGAGTGCAACGGCCGCATGGAGACGACCATCTCGCGGGAGGGCGACTGCTGTCTGGGGGCGCGCGTCCGGGCCGAGCACGTCTGCCGGCAGTGCCACCACGAGCTGTGCTCGGCCGTCGGTCTGGCCCTACTGGACCAGTCCGACGTCGTGGCCTTCTGCGACGAGCAGGGCGTCGCCCTCTCCGAGACGCCCTACTGGCGGTTCGAGTGGTGCGTCGACGACGAGCCCGTCACCGTCGACTCCGAGGACCCCTGGCGCCTGACCGTGGACGTCACCGTCGGCGGGGAGACGCTCCGGGTCACCGTCGACGGCGACCTCTCCGTGGTCGACATCGAGCGCGCGTAG
- a CDS encoding glutathione S-transferase N-terminal domain-containing protein, producing the protein MLELYQAEGCPYSEKVREKMTELGVSYVAHNPRTHGGDVRDESAHEQLLELGGEDQIPFLVDPERDVAMYESDDIAEYLDEHYA; encoded by the coding sequence ATGCTCGAACTCTACCAGGCGGAGGGCTGTCCCTACAGCGAGAAAGTCCGCGAGAAGATGACGGAACTGGGCGTCTCCTACGTCGCCCACAACCCGCGAACGCACGGCGGGGACGTCCGCGACGAGTCGGCCCACGAGCAGTTGCTCGAACTCGGCGGCGAGGACCAGATTCCCTTCCTCGTCGACCCCGAGCGGGACGTGGCGATGTACGAGAGCGACGACATCGCCGAGTACCTCGACGAGCACTACGCCTGA